The following proteins come from a genomic window of Pseudomonas sp. MAG733B:
- a CDS encoding lipopolysaccharide kinase InaA family protein, translating to MAVQCAAGSNVVSQDRFDYFWNQRGEWVEEPNVRRGGESGVQRIVGSDGQLLYAKRQTGHIHRSLLHPFGRPTVLRERDALTGVSALGVRVPEIVFCGAQRDPVHKWRALLVTKSLDGFEEIEHWYAGGGRERHGEAVHDRVLKELADNLARMHKGRWQHSCLYIKHVFVRVTGEGDAATVEVALIDLEKCRQRLTAHQAAAHDMKQLRRHSSFSPTDWEKLVYLYKTAFGSAIKGL from the coding sequence ATGGCAGTGCAGTGTGCAGCAGGATCGAACGTCGTTTCCCAGGACCGCTTCGACTATTTCTGGAATCAGCGCGGTGAATGGGTAGAAGAGCCCAACGTCCGTCGCGGAGGAGAAAGTGGCGTGCAGCGCATCGTGGGTAGCGATGGTCAGTTGCTCTACGCGAAGCGACAAACCGGCCATATTCACCGTAGCTTGCTGCACCCCTTCGGGCGGCCGACGGTGTTGCGCGAACGCGATGCGCTCACCGGTGTGAGTGCGCTTGGCGTGCGCGTTCCGGAAATCGTTTTTTGCGGGGCACAGCGCGATCCGGTGCACAAATGGCGCGCATTGCTGGTCACCAAATCACTGGACGGCTTCGAAGAAATCGAACACTGGTACGCCGGTGGTGGCCGCGAGCGTCACGGTGAGGCGGTGCACGATCGAGTCCTGAAGGAGTTGGCGGACAACCTGGCGCGCATGCACAAGGGTCGTTGGCAGCACAGCTGCCTCTATATCAAGCACGTGTTCGTGCGCGTGACCGGTGAAGGTGACGCCGCCACGGTCGAGGTCGCGTTGATCGATCTGGAGAAGTGCCGGCAGCGTCTGACCGCCCATCAGGCGGCAGCCCATGATATGAAGCAACTGCGTCGCCACTCGTCGTTCAGCCCTACGGATTGGGAAAAACTCGTCTACCTTTATAAGACGGCGTTTGGCAGCGCTATCAAAGGTTTATAG
- a CDS encoding di-heme oxidoredictase family protein, with protein MPSLPLRLSALFLALGLSACDDAPRFTKAEPGEARSGGSTTVRKTDQNAFSLPSANLPPSRRVDFSVGNSFFRNPWVIAPSTTTARDGLGPLFNTNACQGCHIKDGRGHPPEPNDSNAVSMLVRLSIPDDPLYAKIIEQQGVVPEPVYGGQFQDMAVPGVVPEGKVRVEYTPIKMRFKDGTEVELRKPSLNITQLGYGPMHPDTRFSARVAPPMIGLGLLEAIPEEAILANAQAQAKDNNGIAGRPNRVWDDAQQKTVVGRFGWKAGQPNLNQQNVHAFSGDMGLTTSLRPFDDCTDTQTACKQAPTGNGPDGEPEVSDNILRLVLFYTRNLAVPARRDVGTPEVLAGKNLFYQAGCQSCHTPKYTTAANAAEPELASQEIRPYSDLLLHDMGDGLADNRTEFQAGGRDWRTPPLWGIGLTESVSGHTQFLHDGRARNLLEAVLWHGGEAQAAQQQVLTFNAEQRAALLAFLNSL; from the coding sequence ATGCCCTCGCTGCCTCTTCGCTTGTCCGCACTGTTTCTGGCCCTGGGCCTGAGTGCCTGCGATGACGCCCCGCGTTTTACCAAGGCAGAACCCGGAGAAGCCCGCTCCGGGGGAAGTACAACCGTGCGCAAGACCGATCAAAATGCGTTTTCGTTGCCCTCGGCCAACCTGCCACCCTCGCGGCGTGTGGACTTCAGCGTCGGCAACAGCTTCTTCCGCAATCCCTGGGTGATCGCCCCGTCGACCACCACCGCCCGTGACGGCCTCGGTCCGCTGTTCAACACCAATGCGTGCCAGGGTTGCCACATCAAGGACGGCCGCGGCCATCCGCCCGAGCCCAATGACTCGAATGCGGTATCGATGCTGGTGCGCCTGTCGATCCCCGATGATCCGCTCTACGCAAAAATCATCGAGCAGCAGGGCGTTGTGCCGGAGCCGGTGTACGGCGGACAGTTCCAGGACATGGCCGTGCCCGGTGTTGTCCCGGAAGGCAAAGTGCGGGTTGAATACACACCGATAAAGATGCGTTTCAAGGACGGCACCGAAGTCGAACTGCGCAAACCGAGCTTGAACATCACCCAATTGGGCTACGGCCCGATGCATCCCGACACGCGTTTCTCTGCACGGGTAGCACCGCCGATGATCGGCCTGGGTTTGCTGGAAGCCATTCCGGAAGAGGCGATCCTGGCCAATGCCCAAGCGCAGGCAAAGGACAACAACGGCATCGCCGGACGCCCGAACCGGGTCTGGGACGATGCTCAGCAAAAGACTGTTGTGGGACGATTTGGCTGGAAGGCCGGGCAACCGAACCTCAACCAACAAAATGTTCACGCGTTTTCGGGTGACATGGGCCTCACCACCAGCCTGAGACCCTTTGATGACTGCACCGATACACAAACCGCCTGCAAACAGGCGCCGACTGGTAACGGCCCCGATGGCGAGCCGGAAGTCAGCGACAACATCCTGCGTCTGGTGCTGTTCTACACTCGCAACCTCGCCGTACCTGCGCGTCGCGATGTCGGCACGCCTGAAGTGCTGGCCGGCAAAAATCTGTTTTATCAGGCCGGTTGCCAGTCCTGTCACACGCCGAAATACACCACCGCCGCCAACGCCGCCGAACCTGAACTGGCCAGTCAAGAGATTCGCCCGTACAGCGATTTGCTGCTGCACGACATGGGCGACGGCCTGGCCGACAACCGCACTGAATTCCAGGCCGGTGGCCGCGACTGGCGCACTCCGCCGTTGTGGGGCATCGGTTTGACCGAATCGGTCAGTGGCCACACCCAGTTCCTGCACGACGGCCGTGCCCGCAACCTGCTCGAAGCCGTGCTCTGGCATGGCGGCGAAGCGCAAGCGGCACAGCAACAGGTTTTGACTTTCAATGCCGAGCAGCGCGCTGCGTTGCTGGCGTTCCTGAATTCCCTTTAA
- a CDS encoding imelysin family protein, with the protein MIRMPLATASLLAIAISLAGCGEGKDKEKAAAPAPAASTAAAPATPAAAPAAAGKVDEAAAKAVVAHYADIVFAVYSDAESTAKTLQTAVDAFLAKPNADTLKAAKAAWIAARVPYLQSEVFRFGNTIIDDWEGQVNAWPLDEGLIDYVDKSYEHALGNPGATANIIANTEIQVGEDKVDVKDITPEKLASLNELGGSEANVATGYHAIEFLLWGQDLNGTGPGAGNRPASDYLEGKGATGGHNDRRRAYLKSVTQLLVSDLEEMVGNWKPNVADNYRATLEAEPAESGLRKMLFGMGSLSLGELAGERMKVSLEANSPEDEHDCFSDNTHNSQFYDAKGVRNVYLGEYTRVDGTKMTGASLSSLVAKVDPAADTALKADLAATEAKMQVIVDHANKGEHYDQLIAAGNTAGNQIVRDAIASLVKQTGSIEAAAGKLGIADLNPDNADHEF; encoded by the coding sequence ATGATTCGTATGCCTCTGGCTACCGCCAGTCTGTTGGCCATCGCTATTTCCCTCGCCGGCTGTGGTGAAGGCAAAGACAAAGAAAAAGCTGCCGCTCCTGCGCCGGCTGCCAGCACCGCTGCTGCCCCGGCTACTCCAGCCGCCGCACCTGCCGCTGCCGGTAAAGTCGACGAAGCTGCCGCCAAAGCCGTTGTCGCGCATTACGCCGACATCGTTTTCGCTGTTTACAGCGATGCCGAATCCACCGCGAAAACCCTGCAAACTGCCGTCGACGCTTTCCTCGCCAAGCCGAACGCCGACACCCTGAAAGCAGCCAAGGCTGCCTGGATCGCTGCCCGCGTTCCTTACCTGCAGAGTGAAGTATTCCGCTTCGGCAACACCATCATCGATGATTGGGAAGGTCAGGTGAACGCCTGGCCACTGGACGAAGGCCTGATCGACTACGTCGACAAATCCTACGAGCACGCACTGGGTAACCCGGGCGCCACCGCCAACATCATCGCCAACACTGAAATCCAGGTCGGCGAAGACAAGGTCGACGTGAAGGACATCACCCCGGAAAAACTCGCCAGCCTGAACGAGTTGGGCGGTTCCGAGGCCAACGTCGCCACCGGCTACCACGCCATCGAATTCCTGCTCTGGGGCCAGGATCTGAACGGCACCGGCCCTGGCGCCGGCAACCGTCCGGCTTCGGACTACCTGGAAGGCAAAGGCGCCACCGGCGGTCACAACGATCGCCGTCGCGCTTACCTGAAATCCGTGACCCAGCTGCTGGTCAGCGACCTGGAAGAAATGGTCGGTAACTGGAAGCCGAACGTGGCCGACAACTACCGCGCCACCCTGGAGGCCGAGCCGGCTGAAAGCGGCCTGCGCAAAATGCTGTTCGGCATGGGCAGCCTGTCCCTGGGCGAACTGGCGGGCGAGCGCATGAAGGTTTCCCTGGAAGCCAACTCCCCGGAAGACGAACACGATTGCTTCAGCGACAACACCCACAACTCGCAGTTCTACGATGCCAAAGGCGTTCGTAACGTGTACCTGGGCGAATACACCCGCGTCGACGGCACCAAAATGACCGGCGCCAGCCTGTCGTCCCTGGTGGCCAAGGTTGATCCGGCTGCCGACACTGCACTGAAAGCCGACCTGGCTGCTACCGAAGCCAAGATGCAGGTCATCGTTGATCACGCCAACAAGGGTGAGCACTACGACCAGCTGATCGCTGCCGGCAACACCGCTGGCAACCAGATCGTCCGTGACGCCATCGCTTCGCTGGTCAAGCAGACCGGTTCGATCGAAGCCGCCGCTGGCAAACTGGGCATCGCCGACCTGAACCCGGACAACGCTGATCACGAGTTCTGA
- a CDS encoding class I SAM-dependent methyltransferase: MAGPIKLDFSEKYDDQHAQRYLRKHQDGLGRRLSHWRDEQLARKALTLIGEPGLVLDLPCGAGRFWPLLAEKPNRVIIGADNSESMIKIATEAQPAEVVKRVQPLHTSAFDIALPDNAVDSIFCMRLLHHIGEAEHRLAILREFERVTRDSVVLSLWVDGNFKAWKRKRAERTRGQEGYQNRFVLPAVTVEKEFEQAGFRIQERLDFLPLYAMWRVYVLRKR; encoded by the coding sequence ATGGCCGGTCCAATCAAGCTGGATTTTTCCGAAAAATACGACGATCAACACGCGCAACGCTACCTGCGTAAACACCAGGATGGCCTTGGCCGTCGACTGTCCCATTGGCGCGATGAGCAGCTGGCGCGCAAAGCGCTGACACTGATCGGTGAGCCGGGTCTGGTCCTCGATTTGCCCTGCGGCGCAGGACGATTCTGGCCGTTGCTGGCAGAAAAACCCAACCGGGTGATCATCGGCGCCGACAACTCCGAGTCCATGATCAAGATTGCTACAGAGGCACAACCCGCCGAAGTGGTCAAACGGGTACAACCCTTGCACACTTCTGCATTCGACATCGCCTTGCCTGATAACGCCGTCGACAGCATTTTCTGCATGCGTTTGCTCCATCACATCGGTGAAGCCGAGCATCGACTGGCCATTCTGCGCGAATTCGAACGCGTCACCCGCGACAGCGTTGTCCTTTCGCTGTGGGTCGACGGTAATTTCAAGGCGTGGAAACGCAAGCGCGCAGAGAGAACCCGTGGGCAGGAAGGTTACCAAAATCGTTTTGTGTTACCGGCTGTTACGGTAGAAAAGGAATTTGAACAAGCGGGTTTCAGAATTCAGGAACGTCTGGACTTTTTGCCGCTCTATGCCATGTGGCGGGTTTACGTATTACGCAAGAGGTAA
- a CDS encoding imelysin family protein, whose amino-acid sequence MFRPKLLFTSLAALALGACSPQDPQAVTSAAIAKSVILPTYTRWVEADRQLAVSALAYCEGKETLDTARADFLHAQKAWAELQPLLIGPLAEGNRAWQVQFWPDKKNLVGRQVEQLVTAQPQIDAAALAKSSVVVQGLSAYEYILFDSKPDVANAEQKAKYCPLLVAIGERQKQLAEEILKSWNNTDGMLAQMSKFPNQRYADSHEAIADLLRVQVTALDSLKKKLGTPMGRQTKGVPQPFQADAWRSQSSLAGMEASLAAAKTVWEGVDNKGIRGLLPSEQKPLADKIDAAYAASLKLFASNQRSLTEMLNDDAGRQQLNDIYDSLNVVHRLHEGELAKALGIQLGFNANDGD is encoded by the coding sequence ATGTTCCGTCCCAAATTGTTGTTCACCAGCCTTGCCGCGCTAGCCCTGGGCGCCTGTTCGCCACAGGACCCGCAGGCCGTCACTTCGGCAGCAATCGCCAAATCGGTGATTCTGCCGACCTACACCCGCTGGGTTGAAGCCGACCGCCAACTGGCCGTCAGCGCCCTCGCCTATTGCGAAGGCAAGGAGACCCTGGACACCGCCCGTGCCGACTTCCTGCACGCGCAAAAAGCCTGGGCCGAGCTGCAACCGTTGCTGATCGGGCCGCTGGCCGAGGGCAACCGTGCCTGGCAAGTGCAATTCTGGCCGGACAAGAAAAACCTCGTCGGCCGCCAGGTCGAACAATTGGTCACGGCGCAGCCACAGATTGACGCCGCCGCGCTGGCCAAGTCCAGCGTTGTGGTCCAGGGTCTGTCGGCCTACGAATACATCCTGTTCGACAGCAAGCCTGACGTGGCCAACGCCGAGCAAAAGGCCAAGTACTGCCCACTGCTGGTCGCCATTGGTGAACGTCAGAAGCAACTGGCCGAAGAGATTCTGAAAAGCTGGAACAACACCGACGGCATGCTCGCGCAAATGAGCAAATTCCCGAACCAGCGTTACGCCGACTCCCACGAAGCGATCGCCGATTTGCTGCGCGTGCAAGTTACTGCCCTCGACAGCCTGAAGAAAAAACTCGGCACGCCGATGGGCCGCCAGACCAAGGGCGTTCCGCAACCGTTCCAGGCCGACGCATGGCGCAGCCAGTCGTCCCTGGCCGGGATGGAAGCCAGTCTCGCCGCGGCCAAAACCGTGTGGGAAGGTGTCGACAACAAAGGCATTCGCGGCCTGTTGCCGAGCGAGCAAAAGCCGTTGGCCGACAAGATCGACGCCGCCTACGCCGCCTCGTTGAAACTGTTCGCCAGCAACCAGCGCTCGCTGACCGAAATGCTCAATGACGACGCCGGTCGCCAGCAACTGAACGATATCTACGACAGCCTCAACGTCGTCCACCGCCTGCACGAAGGCGAACTGGCCAAGGCGCTGGGCATCCAACTGGGCTTCAACGCCAACGACGGTGACTGA
- a CDS encoding multidrug efflux RND transporter permease subunit: MAFTDPFIRRPVLATVVSLLIVLLGFQAWSKLPLRQYPQMENALITVTTAYPGANAETIQGYITQPMQQSLASAEGIDYMTSVSRQNFSVISIYARIGANSDRLFTELLAKANEVKNQLPQDAEDPVLSKEAADASALMYISFFSKELSNPQITDYLSRVIQPKLATLPGMAEAEILGNQVFAMRLWLDPVKLAGFGLTASDVTNAVRQYNFLSAAGEVKGEYVVTSINASTELKSAEAFAAIPLKVDGDSRVLLRDVARVEMGAENYDTISSFGGTPSVYIGIKATPGANPLDVIKEVRKIMPDLEAQLPPNLKGEIAYDATLFIQASIDEVVKTLFEAVLIVIVVVFLFLGALRSVVIPVVTIPLSMIGVMFFMQMMGYSINLLTLLAMVLAIGLVVDDAIVVVENIHRHIEEGKTPTDAAIEGAREIAMPVVSMTITLAAVYAPIGFLTGLTGALFKEFALTLAGAVVISGIVALTLSPMMCAFLLRHDENPSGLAHRLDMIFEGLKRRYQRMLHGTLNTRPVVLVFAVIVLCLIPVLLKFTKSELAPDEDQGIIFMMANAPQPTNLDYLNTYTDEFISIFKAFPEYYSSFQINGFNGVQSGIGGFLLKPWNERSRTQMQILPDVQAKLESIPGLQIFGFNLPSLPGTGEGLPFQFVINTANDYELLLQVMDRVKKRAMESGQFAFVDVDLAFDKPEVVVDIDRAKAAQMGVSMQDLGGTLATLLGEAEINRFTIEGRSYKVIAQVERPFRDNPDWLNNYYVKNTQGELLALSTLITVTDRARPRQLNQFQQLNSAILSGVPLVSMGEAIDTVRQIAREEAPAGFAIDYAGASRQYVQEGSALWVTFALALAIIFLVLAAQFESFRDPLVILVTVPLSICGALIPLFLGWSSMNIYTQVGLVTLIGLISKHGILIVEFANQLRKDKGLTAREAVEEAAAIRLRPVLMTTAAMVFGMVPLIIATGAGAVSRFDIGTVIATGMSIGTLFTLFVLPCVYTLLAKPDKP; encoded by the coding sequence ATGGCTTTTACTGACCCGTTCATCCGCCGCCCGGTGCTCGCCACCGTGGTCAGCCTGCTGATCGTGCTGCTGGGCTTTCAAGCCTGGAGCAAGTTGCCGCTGCGCCAATACCCGCAAATGGAAAACGCCCTGATCACGGTGACCACCGCGTACCCCGGGGCCAACGCCGAAACCATTCAGGGCTACATCACCCAGCCGATGCAGCAAAGCCTGGCCAGCGCCGAGGGCATCGACTACATGACCTCGGTCAGTCGGCAGAACTTCTCGGTGATCTCGATCTACGCGCGTATCGGCGCCAACAGCGATCGCCTGTTCACCGAACTGTTGGCCAAGGCCAACGAGGTCAAGAACCAATTGCCTCAGGACGCCGAAGACCCGGTCCTGAGCAAGGAAGCCGCCGACGCCTCGGCGCTGATGTACATCAGCTTTTTCAGTAAGGAACTGAGCAACCCACAGATCACCGACTACCTGTCGCGGGTGATCCAGCCAAAACTCGCGACCTTGCCGGGCATGGCCGAAGCCGAGATTCTCGGCAACCAGGTGTTCGCCATGCGCCTGTGGCTGGACCCGGTGAAACTCGCCGGTTTCGGGCTGACGGCCAGTGACGTGACCAACGCGGTGCGCCAGTACAACTTCCTCTCCGCTGCCGGCGAGGTGAAGGGCGAGTACGTGGTGACCAGCATCAACGCCAGTACCGAACTCAAGTCCGCCGAGGCCTTCGCCGCGATCCCGCTGAAGGTCGACGGCGACAGTCGCGTGTTGCTGCGCGATGTGGCACGGGTCGAGATGGGCGCGGAAAACTACGACACCATCAGCTCCTTCGGCGGTACGCCCTCGGTGTACATCGGCATCAAGGCCACGCCCGGCGCCAACCCGCTGGACGTGATCAAGGAAGTGCGCAAGATCATGCCGGACCTTGAGGCTCAGCTGCCGCCGAACCTCAAGGGTGAAATCGCCTACGACGCCACGCTGTTCATTCAGGCTTCCATCGATGAAGTGGTGAAAACCCTGTTCGAAGCGGTGCTGATCGTGATCGTGGTGGTGTTCCTGTTCCTCGGTGCACTGCGTTCGGTGGTGATCCCGGTGGTCACCATCCCGCTGTCGATGATCGGCGTGATGTTCTTCATGCAGATGATGGGCTACTCGATCAACTTGCTGACCCTGCTGGCGATGGTGTTAGCCATCGGTCTGGTGGTGGATGACGCGATCGTGGTGGTGGAAAACATCCACCGCCACATCGAGGAAGGCAAGACACCGACGGACGCCGCAATCGAGGGCGCCCGGGAAATCGCCATGCCGGTGGTTTCGATGACCATTACCCTGGCGGCCGTGTATGCACCGATCGGCTTCCTGACGGGGCTTACCGGGGCCTTGTTCAAGGAATTCGCCCTGACCCTGGCCGGTGCCGTGGTGATTTCCGGCATCGTGGCGCTGACATTGTCGCCGATGATGTGCGCCTTTTTGCTGCGTCACGATGAAAACCCCAGCGGTTTGGCCCATCGCCTGGATATGATTTTCGAAGGCCTCAAACGCCGATATCAACGCATGCTGCACGGCACGCTCAATACCCGGCCGGTGGTGCTGGTGTTCGCGGTGATCGTGCTGTGCCTGATTCCGGTGTTGCTCAAGTTCACCAAGTCGGAACTGGCGCCGGACGAGGACCAGGGCATCATCTTCATGATGGCCAACGCCCCGCAACCAACCAACCTCGATTACCTGAACACCTACACCGACGAGTTCATCTCGATCTTCAAGGCGTTTCCCGAGTACTACTCCTCGTTCCAGATCAACGGCTTCAATGGCGTGCAATCGGGGATCGGCGGTTTCTTGCTCAAACCGTGGAACGAGCGCAGCCGGACGCAGATGCAGATCCTGCCCGATGTTCAGGCCAAGCTTGAAAGTATCCCGGGATTGCAGATTTTCGGCTTCAACCTGCCGTCATTGCCGGGTACCGGTGAGGGGCTGCCCTTCCAGTTCGTCATCAATACCGCCAACGATTACGAGTTGCTGCTGCAAGTGATGGACCGGGTGAAGAAACGCGCGATGGAATCCGGTCAGTTCGCTTTCGTCGACGTTGACCTGGCTTTCGACAAGCCTGAGGTGGTGGTGGATATCGATCGCGCCAAGGCCGCGCAGATGGGCGTTTCGATGCAGGACCTCGGGGGAACACTGGCGACCTTGCTGGGTGAAGCCGAGATCAACCGTTTCACCATCGAAGGTCGCAGTTACAAAGTCATTGCCCAGGTTGAACGCCCCTTCCGGGATAACCCGGACTGGCTGAACAATTATTACGTGAAGAACACCCAGGGTGAGCTACTGGCCCTGTCGACCCTGATCACGGTGACCGACCGGGCGCGGCCACGGCAACTGAACCAGTTTCAACAACTCAACTCGGCGATCCTTTCCGGGGTACCGCTGGTCAGCATGGGCGAGGCCATCGATACCGTGCGCCAGATCGCCCGGGAAGAGGCGCCCGCGGGCTTTGCAATCGACTATGCCGGTGCATCACGACAATACGTTCAGGAAGGCAGTGCGTTGTGGGTCACCTTTGCCCTGGCATTGGCGATCATCTTCCTGGTACTGGCCGCCCAGTTCGAAAGCTTCCGCGATCCGTTGGTGATACTGGTGACGGTGCCATTGTCGATCTGTGGTGCATTGATACCGCTGTTTCTCGGCTGGTCGAGCATGAACATCTATACCCAGGTCGGGTTGGTGACGCTGATCGGGCTGATCAGCAAACACGGCATCCTGATCGTCGAATTCGCCAACCAGTTGCGCAAGGACAAGGGCCTGACAGCCCGCGAGGCCGTGGAAGAAGCGGCGGCCATTCGTCTGCGGCCCGTGTTGATGACGACCGCCGCGATGGTATTCGGCATGGTGCCGTTGATCATCGCGACGGGTGCCGGGGCGGTCAGCCGGTTTGATATCGGGACGGTGATTGCGACGGGAATGTCGATCGGCACGTTGTTCACTTTGTTTGTGCTGCCGTGCGTGTACACGTTGCTGGCCAAGCCCGATAAGCCCTGA
- a CDS encoding efflux RND transporter periplasmic adaptor subunit: protein MLRRRMLIMLGVVLLIVLVLAGYKAFYTMIQGFSAPKPPISVAVATATERPWQARLPTVGTLKALQGVDLSLETDGTVIDVQFESGQKVKAGQPIVRLDSAVESALLETAQADLGLAQVDYSRGSQLVGSQAISKGEFDRLSAVLKKSKATVNQLRAALGKKSILAPFSGTIGIRQVDVGDYVATGTMIATLQDLSSLYVDFFVPEQSVPKIAVGQPVQLIVAAYPTEEFPGTISAINPKVENSTRNVQVRATLANPDGKLLPGMFASLQVMLPDPQPRIVVPESAITYTLYGNSVYVATQKKAEDGSVEKDDKGQPILIAERRFVETGERRDGMVMVTKGVQNGETVVTAGQIKLDNGAHIAISDDKTLAEKNSQPRAD from the coding sequence ATGCTGCGTCGCCGCATGCTGATCATGTTGGGTGTTGTTCTGTTGATCGTGCTGGTCCTGGCCGGTTACAAAGCCTTCTACACGATGATTCAAGGCTTCTCCGCGCCGAAACCTCCGATCAGCGTCGCTGTGGCCACGGCGACCGAACGGCCATGGCAAGCCCGCCTGCCCACGGTCGGCACGCTCAAGGCATTGCAAGGGGTGGACCTGAGCCTTGAGACCGACGGGACTGTCATCGATGTACAGTTCGAATCAGGGCAGAAGGTCAAGGCCGGCCAGCCGATCGTGCGGCTGGACAGCGCCGTGGAAAGCGCCCTGCTGGAAACCGCACAGGCCGACCTCGGCCTGGCGCAGGTGGATTACTCCCGCGGCAGCCAACTGGTCGGCAGCCAGGCCATTTCCAAAGGTGAGTTCGACCGACTCTCGGCAGTCCTGAAAAAGAGCAAGGCCACGGTCAACCAGCTCAGGGCTGCACTCGGCAAAAAAAGCATTCTCGCTCCGTTCAGCGGCACCATCGGCATTCGTCAGGTGGATGTCGGCGACTACGTCGCCACCGGCACCATGATCGCCACCCTGCAGGACCTCAGCAGCCTCTACGTCGACTTTTTCGTGCCCGAGCAATCGGTGCCGAAGATTGCCGTCGGCCAACCCGTGCAGCTTATTGTCGCGGCTTATCCGACCGAGGAATTCCCCGGCACCATCAGCGCCATCAACCCGAAAGTCGAAAACAGCACCCGCAACGTGCAGGTCCGCGCGACCCTGGCCAACCCTGACGGCAAGCTGCTGCCGGGGATGTTCGCCAGCCTGCAGGTCATGTTGCCCGATCCGCAGCCGCGCATCGTCGTACCGGAAAGTGCGATCACCTACACGCTCTACGGCAATTCGGTCTATGTCGCCACCCAGAAGAAAGCCGAAGACGGCAGTGTCGAAAAGGACGACAAAGGCCAACCGATCCTTATCGCTGAACGGCGCTTCGTCGAAACCGGCGAGCGTCGCGACGGGATGGTGATGGTCACCAAAGGCGTGCAGAACGGTGAAACGGTTGTCACGGCCGGCCAGATCAAACTGGACAACGGTGCGCACATCGCCATCAGCGACGACAAGACCCTGGCCGAAAAGAACAGTCAGCCTCGCGCTGACTGA
- a CDS encoding DUF1513 domain-containing protein, giving the protein MLRRQALTLGSLLLGAVTLGGWKLFRQKDASPLLLSARDDTDGKHYAVGYRLDGTRVFATQVGQRCHDIINHPTLPIALFVARRPGTESYLIDLRDGTLLQTVTSQPNRHFYGHAVIHHSGDWLYATENDTSDPGRGLLGVYKFEGERLVHSGEISTHGIGPHQVSWMPDGETLVVANGGIRTEAESRVEMNLNAMEPSLVLMQRDGTLLSKETLPQQMNSVRHLGIASDGTIVAGQQFMGASHEKSELLAIKRPGQPFVAFPVPEHQLQAMGHYTASVAVHSDLRLVALTAPRGNRFFIWDLDSGEVRLDAPLPDCAGVGAVADGFVVTSGQGRCRYYDCRQTDLVAKPLELPAGLWDNHLHLI; this is encoded by the coding sequence ATGCTGCGACGTCAGGCTCTGACCTTAGGGAGTTTGCTGCTGGGAGCAGTGACACTGGGCGGCTGGAAGCTGTTCAGGCAGAAGGATGCCAGCCCGTTGCTGCTTTCGGCGCGGGACGATACTGATGGCAAGCATTACGCCGTCGGATATCGGCTGGACGGCACCCGGGTGTTTGCCACCCAGGTCGGCCAGCGCTGCCACGACATCATCAATCACCCGACGCTGCCGATCGCGCTGTTTGTCGCCCGGCGTCCCGGCACCGAGAGCTACCTGATCGACTTGCGTGACGGCACGCTGCTGCAAACCGTGACGTCGCAGCCGAACCGGCACTTCTACGGTCACGCGGTGATTCATCACAGCGGCGACTGGTTGTACGCCACCGAAAACGACACCAGCGATCCAGGTCGCGGCCTGCTCGGTGTGTATAAGTTCGAAGGTGAGCGACTGGTGCACAGCGGAGAGATTTCCACCCACGGCATCGGCCCGCATCAAGTGTCGTGGATGCCCGATGGCGAAACGCTGGTGGTGGCCAACGGCGGCATCCGCACCGAAGCCGAAAGCCGGGTCGAGATGAACCTCAATGCAATGGAGCCAAGCCTGGTCCTGATGCAGCGCGATGGCACTCTGCTGAGCAAGGAAACGCTTCCCCAGCAAATGAACAGCGTGCGTCACCTGGGCATTGCCAGCGACGGCACCATCGTCGCCGGCCAGCAATTCATGGGCGCTTCGCACGAAAAATCGGAACTGCTGGCGATCAAGCGCCCCGGCCAGCCGTTCGTGGCATTCCCGGTGCCCGAGCATCAGTTGCAGGCCATGGGGCACTACACCGCGAGCGTCGCTGTACACAGTGATTTGCGGCTGGTGGCCTTGACCGCGCCACGGGGCAACCGCTTTTTCATCTGGGACCTGGATAGCGGTGAAGTGCGCCTGGACGCGCCGCTTCCCGATTGCGCCGGGGTTGGTGCGGTGGCCGACGGGTTTGTCGTGACCTCGGGCCAGGGCCGCTGCCGCTACTACGATTGCCGCCAGACAGATCTGGTTGCAAAACCACTGGAGCTGCCGGCAGGGCTCTGGGACAACCATCTTCACCTCATCTGA